A stretch of Scheffersomyces stipitis CBS 6054 chromosome 2, complete sequence DNA encodes these proteins:
- a CDS encoding family 5 glycoside hydrolase: MNSAKYAKDIIQDRVSLYSTSSNVPIASVKPLRRKFPPNQPIPEAQNYSRSQSILECTPLKTDGKGNFVDEQGRKTTLRGINVDGAMKLPINIPSYIGDGSNPDSFFFDGENVTFVGRPFPLEEASSHFQRIKSWGYNTIRYLLTWEAIEHGGPGVYDHEYIDYTVKILKILHEVGGLYVLLEFHQDVWSRFSGGSGAPMWTLYAAGFQPQRFTETEACILHNESRFHDDDDPEHYHKMLWTSNYKRLVAFTMFTLFFGGRNYFPDLIINGQNIQDLLQNHYFNSVRLIWKTINNKLPDMIKDGTILGFESMNEPNAGLFGHENLGLIPGNQQLRVGTTPTVFQALKLGMGFACEVDEYRITIAGPQKFSTRVIDPKGARAWLTVEEAAEIDTKYKWKRGEKWKLGECIYASEGIWKWNENIDFDNFPFLIEDQRVALTQTECQLLDEHYFNRVDERHNFTTYHGVVPDKIDIDYFINNNFIDFYLRFKKVIRDICPTAILFIQPPTLELPPDIKNDSRGIIDDRTVYCPHYYDGMSLMFKSWNTKYNVDTLGIMRGRYLNPVLGIVFGERAIRNNIKKQFAEMKRECHTYLGNIPILMSETGMPFDMDDKKAYKNLKYHSQTAALDAICNAIEANNLNVTYWCYTSINNHKWGDNWNNEDFSFWSSDDRNRLMDDDNQSLRSSKSYQPSLSLFSSIGQARSTIRSTIRHVRTRRIEADLSSEGNSCIFDKTAHDESDAQSVQASSVISARSDNMKFKHARNCFPSPDGVRAAGAVLRPTVLATKGEIQVMEFDLKSVKFGVCLLIDRTDSDLATVPTIIHLPKWHYPFLSYRDIFISSGHVKYHSELEYLEWYHTEEVVSESDEAIEVPIATGVTKESLIIKNYSGSLDDAVVSEERGIFPCAGELSCPVQ; encoded by the exons ATGAACAGCGCAAAGTACGCTAAAGACATCATCCAAGACAGAGTCAGTCTTTACAGCACATCGTCGAATGTGCCCATCGCTTCGGTGAAGCCtctcagaagaaagtttcCTCCTAACCAGCCCATCCCAGAAGCGCAAAACTACTCGAGGTCCCAGAGCATCCTCGAATGTACACCCCTAAAGACAGatggaaaaggaaattTTGTGGATGAACAGGGCAGAAAAACCACGCTAAGAGGCATCAACGTGGATGGTGCCATGAAGTTGCCCATTAACATCCCCTCATACATAGGAGATGGAAGCAACCCAgactctttcttcttcgacGGAGAAAACGTAACCTTCGTTGGTCGTCCCTTTCCTCTCGAAGAGGCAAGCCTGCATTTCCAAAGAATCAAGTCCTGGGGCTATAACACCATCAGATATTTGTTGACGTGGGAAGCCATAGAGCATGGAGGACCAGGAGTGTACGACCACGAGTATATTGATTATACTGTGAAGATTCTTAAAATACTTCATGAAGTAGGAGGACTCTATGTATTGCTTGAGTTCCACCAGGACGTGTGGTCTCGTTTCTCAGGTGGAAGTGGGGCTCCTATGTGGACTCTCTATGCTGCTGGCTTCCAACCTCAAAGATTCACAGAAACAGAGGCTTGTATCTTGCACAACGAGTCGAGATTCcacgatgacgatgaccCGGAACACTACCACAAGATGCTCTGGACGTCCAACTACAAACGTTTGGTGGCTTTCACTATGTTCACCCTCTTCTTTGGAGGCAGAAATTACTTTCCAGACTTAATTATCAACGGCCAGAACATTCAGGACTTGTTACAGAATCACTACTTCAATTCGGTAAGACTTATCTGGAAGACAATCAATAATAAATTGCCAGACATGATCAAGGACGGAACAATTCTCGGGTTTGAACTGATGAATGAACCAAATGCTGGTTTATTCGGCCACGAGAACCTTGGTCTCATTCCAGGAAACCAGCAGTTGAGAGTTGGAACAACACCAACAGTGTTCCAAGCTTTGAAATTGGGAATGGGGTTTGCTTGTGAAGTCGATGAGTACAGGATCACTATTGCAGGACCTCAGAAGTTCTCCACAAGAGTTATAGATCCCAAGGGAGCTCGTGCCTGGCTcactgtagaagaagcagcGGAAATAGACACCAAGTACAAGTGGAAAAGaggtgaaaaatggaaGCTTGGTGAATGCATTTATGCTCTGGAGGGCATTTGGAAGTGGAACGAAAACATTGACTTTGACAACTTTCCATTCTTAATCGAGGACCAACGTGTAGCTCTTACTCAGACTGAATGTCAATTACTTGACGAGCATTATTTTAACAGAGTTGACGAACGTCACAACTTCACGACATACCATGGTGTTGTTCCCGATAAAATTGACATCGActacttcatcaacaataactTCATAGACTTTTACTTGAGATTCAAGAAGGTAATCCGTGACATATGTCCTACAGCTATTCTTTTCATACAGCCACCAACACTTGAGCTACCACCTGATATTAAGAACGATTCTCGTGGCATTATAGATGATAGAACCGTTTACTGCCCTCACTACTACGATGGGATGTCGCTTATGTTTAAGAGCTGGAACACTAAGTATAATGTGGACACTTTGGGAATCATGCGTGGTCGTTACTTGAATCCGGTATTAGGTATTGTTTTTGGTGAAAGGGCCATTCGtaacaatatcaagaaacaATTCGCCGAGATGAAACGAGAATGCCACACTTACTTGGGAAACATTCCCATCTTGATGTCGGAGACAGGTATGCCATTTGACATGGACGACAAGAAGGCTTACAAAAACCTTAAATACCACTCCCAAACAGCTGCATTGGATGCTATCTGTAATGCCATCGAAGCCAATAACTTGAACGTGACCTACTGGTGCTACACAAGTATTAACAATCACAAGTGGGGAGACAATTGGAATAACGAagacttttctttttggagTTCTGACGACAGAAATCGGCTTATGGACGATGACAATCAAAGTTTGAGATCTTCCAAGTCATACCAGCCTTCGTTGTCGcttttttcttctattgGACAGGCAAGATCAACTATCAGATCCACAATCAGACATGTAAGAACAAGGAGAATTGAAGCA gatctttcttctgaaggtAACAGCTGTATCTTTGATAAGACTGCCCACGATGAATCCGACGCCCAGTCAGTTCAGGCATCGTCTGTTATATCAGCTAGGTCTGACAACATGAAGTTCAAACATGCACGTAATTGCTTTCCAAGTCCAGATGGTGTTAgagctgctggtgctgtATTACGTCCTACAGTGTTAGCAACCAAGGGTGAAATTCAAGTCATGGAATTTGACTTGAAGTCAGTTAAATTTGGTGTATGTTTATTGATCGATAGAACCGATTCTGACTTGGCCACAGTGCCGACCATTATCCATCTTCCCAAGTGGCACTATCCCTTCTTGAGCTACAGGGATATTTTCATATCTTCAGGACATGTGAAGTACCACAGCGAATTGGAGTATTTGGAATGGTACCACACTGAAGAGGTAGTCAGTGAACTGGATGAGGCTATAGAAGTTCCCATAGCCACAGGCGTCACCAAAGAATCGTTGATTATCAAGAACTACAGTGGATCCTTAGATGACGCTGTAGTGTCCGAAGAAAGAGGCATCTTTCCATGTGCTGGAGAACTCAGCTGTCCAGTTCAATAA
- a CDS encoding non-ATPase unit of 26S proteasome complex, with protein sequence MSREDPLKAEKDYSATLDEQFPLIEKLPDYKTAIDKYLVLEKQTRQSSDLSSSKRVLVRIVETLVSNEDWEYLNDLVVLLSKKHGQLKSSIQTLVKTVIDNLDQLNEDKKKELDLKIKLIETIRTVTDKKIFVEVERAIVSRTLSKIYLSKFDDLDKAVEILCDLQVETYSLMPFSDKVEYILEQIELTLKKGDFGQAKILSRKILLKALKGFDKAELYKSIYLKYLIEISIHENDYITIVKNTLLLIEIPLIKDNKSDYLGYLVSIVYYIVLSPYDPHQNDLINKIKNNSIFSKSIDAKIYKLLEIFTTNELILWSNIESLYKQDFEQSTIFKSETNYKNLQKRIIEHNLRIINKYYHFIKLDRLAYMLQLSVDESERYVSELVNKGMITAKINRPQGIIKFHKSKTVDGDSRASDNDINELLNDWCYDIDKLLEEVDSIGHLINKEEMMHGIKQRAH encoded by the coding sequence ATGTCGAGAGAAGACCCCTTAAAGGCCGAGAAGGATTATTCGGCCACTTTGGACGAGCAATTTCCGCTTATCGAAAAGTTGCCAGACTACAAGACTGCCATTGACAAGTACTTAGTTTTGGAGAAGCAGACAAGACAATCGTCTGATTTGTCGTCTTCAAAGCGAGTTTTGGTCAGAATAGTCGAGACTCTAGTTTCCAACGAAGATTGGGAGtacttgaacgacttgGTGGTGTtattgctgaagaaacatGGGCAATTGAAATCGTCTATTCAGACGTTGGTTAAGACTGTAATTGACAACTTGGACCAGTTGaacgaagacaagaagaaggagttgGATTtaaagatcaagttgatcgaAACCATTAGAACGGTGACAGATAAAAAGATCTttgtagaagttgaaagagCTATTGTTTCCAGAACGTTGTCCAAGATCTATTTGTCGAAGTTTGATGACTTGGACAAGGCAGTAGAGATCTTGTGTGATTTACAAGTAGAGACGTATTCGTTGATGCCTTTCAGCGACAAAGTGGAATACATCTTGGAACAGATCGAgttgactttgaagaaaggCGATTTCGGCCAGGCTAAGATCTTGAGTCGTAAGATCTTGCTCAAGGCTTTAAAAGGTTTCGACAAGGCAGAGTTGTACAAGTCCATttacttgaagtatttgatCGAGATCAGTATCCACGAAAACGACTACATCACCATAGTCAAGAACACATTGCTTTTGATCGAGATTCCTTTGATCAAGGACAACAAGTCGGACTACTTGGGATACTTGGTTTCCATCGTCTACTACATCGTCTTATCTCCCTATGATCCTCACCAgaacgacttgatcaacaagatcaagaacaactccATTTTCAGCAAGAGCATCGATGCCAAGATctacaagttgttggagatCTTCACCACCAATGAATTGATACTCTGGTCCAATATTGAATCGTTGTACAAGCAAGACTTCGAGCAGTCGACGATCTTCAAGCTGGAAACAAACTATAAGAATTTGCAGAAGAGAATTATCGAACACAATTTGAGAATAATAAATAAGTACTAccatttcatcaagttggacaGATTGGCATACATGTTGCAATTGAGTGTGGACGAGCTGGAAAGGTATGTCAGTGAGTTGGTTAACAAGGGTATGATCACGGCCAAGATCAATAGACCCCAGGGTATTATCAAGTTTCACAAGAGCAAGACTGTTGATGGAGATTCCAGAGCTAGTGACAACGATATCAAcgaattgttgaacgatTGGTGTTATGATATCGAtaagttgttggaagagGTGGACAGCATTGGAcatttgatcaacaaggaagaaatgatGCACGGCATCAAGCAGCGTGCCCACTAA
- a CDS encoding GPI anchored surface protein, with amino-acid sequence MRLFKTSLVFLSVLAATAKAVPSIVADGNAFFVDGTSNRFYIRGVDYQPGGSSNLFDPLADAETCKRDIKYFTDLGINTVRVYSVDNTADHDECMSALEDAGIYVIVDVNNPHASILRSPQNMAACSYNSLYINEVLATVQEFAQYNNTLGFFAGNEVINDGPSLVSAPYVKATVRDIKTFLKNRNFRQVLVGYSAAAVDEYNLPSAEYFNCGDDELARVDMFGFNDYTWCGDATMQTSSYSLKVQEFSNYSIPLFFSEFGCNKPSPRVFSEIEALYSTDMSAVFSGGLVYEYSQEASNYGLVEIDGNSITTDTDFDNLKKQYADTKNPSGDGGYSKNLKYSDCPKKDATWNATTDIPDTPAGALKYVNANEKPVGGGFNASTQFCIGEVDDSGNSTISETTTSGGSSTSATTSEATSSSSKKSGAGFTVPKVSGLSFLGVAGAVAGMVLL; translated from the coding sequence ATGCGTTTGTTCAAGACTTCTCTCGTTTTCCTTTCTGTTCTCGCTGCCACAGCCAAGGCTGTACCATCCATCGTAGCCGACGGTAACGCTTTCTTTGTCGACGGAACCTCCAACCGTTTCTACATCAGAGGTGTCGACTACCAACCCGGTGGTTCTTCAAACTTATTTGATCCGTTGGCCGATGCTGAAACCTGTAAAAGAGACATCAAGTACTTCACTGACCTTGGTATTAACACCGTCAGAGTGTACTCGGTCGACAACACTGCTGACCACGACGAATGTATGAGTGCCTTGGAGGATGCTGGTATCTACGTCATTGTAGATGTCAACAACCCCCATGCATCCATTTTGAGATCTCCTCAGAATATGGCCGCTTGTTCATACAACTCGTTGTACATCAACGAAGTTTTGGCCACCGTCCAGGAATTCGCCCAGTACAACAATACCTTGGGTTTCTTCGCCGGTAACGAAGTCATCAACGACGGGCCATCTCTTGTGTCTGCCCCATATGTCAAGGCTACTGTCAGAGACATCAAgaccttcttgaagaaccGTAATTTCAGACAAGTCCTTGTGGGATactctgctgctgctgtcgATGAGTACAACTTGCCTTCAGCTGAATACTTCAATTGTGGTGACGACGAGTTGGCCAGAGTCGACATGTTTGGTTTCAACGACTATACATGGTGTGGCGATGCCACCATGCAAACATCTAGTTACAGTCTCAAGGTACAAGAGTTCTCCAACTACTCGATACCTCTCTTTTTTTCCGAGTTTGGCTGTAACAAACCATCCCCTAGAGTTTTCTCCGAAATTGAAGCTCTCTACTCTACTGATATGTCGGCTGTCTTCTCTGGAGGATTGGTTTACGAATACTCGCAAGAAGCATCCAACTACGGCTTGGTAGAAATCGACGGCAACTCCATTACAACTGATACTGACttcgacaacttgaagaaacaatacGCTGACACCAAGAACCCATCCGGTGATGGTGGTTACTCtaagaacttgaaatattCTGACTGTCCAAAGAAGGATGCTACCTGGAATGCTACCACTGACATCCCAGACACGCCAGCTGGTGCTCTCAAGTATGTCAACGCCAACGAAAAGCCTGTTGGTGGTGGCTTCAACGCTTCAACTCAGTTCTGTATTGGCGAAGTCGATGACTCTGGAAACAGCACCATCTCTGAAACCACAACATCTGGTGGTTCTTCCACTTCTGCTACTACTTCTGAAGCCACCAGTAGCAGCTCCAAGAAGTCAGGGGCAGGTTTCACTGTTCCAAAGGTCAGTGGCCTCAGCTTCCTCGGTGTGGCCGGAGCTGTTGCCGGCATGGTTCTTTTGTGA
- a CDS encoding medium subunit of the clathrin-associated protein complex (go_component clathrin vesicle coat~go_process intracellular protein transport), which produces MASQIHFLDIKGKPLLSRDYKGDIPTNTIEKFPLLLLELENAADDGDFKPFVHSQGINYIFINHNNLYLCALTRKNENIMAIIVFLSKLIEVLTQYFKSLEEESIRDNFVIIYELLDEMMDYGVPQTTDTKILKEYITQDYYKLVRSTPSHLVQPPNAVTNAVSWRKDGIFYKKNEAFLDVVESINMLINASGQVLNSEILGEVKIKSHLSGMPDLRLGLNDKGIFSSSSDLEAGEQTANAKGIEMEDIKFHQCVRLSKFENERIITFIPPDGEFTLMSYRLSSAQYLMKPLLLVNCKFKVHKHSRIEILCSIRAQIKKKSTANNVEVIIPIPEDADTPKFVPEYGTVKWIPEKSCVIWKLKTFPGGKQFHMRAELGLPAVTDPEDILSKKPIKVNFSIPYFTTSGIQVRYLRINEPKLQYQSYPWVRYITQSGDDYTVRTK; this is translated from the coding sequence ATGGCGTCGCAGATCCATTTTCTAGACATCAAGGGTAAACCCTTGCTTTCTCGAGATTACAAAGGAGATATCCCCACCAACACCATCGAGAAGTTCCCGCTCCTACTCTTGGAGCTTGAGAACGCCGCTGATGATGGTGACTTCAAGCCGTTTGTACACAGTCAGGGAATCAactacatcttcatcaaccaTAACAATCTCTATCTCTGTGCCTTGACACGGAAGAACGAGAACATCATGGCTATCATCGTATTCTTACTGAAGTTAATAGAAGTGTTGACGCAGTACTTTAAGTCGCTTGAAGAGGAATCAATACGCGACAACTTCGTGATAATCTAtgagttgttggatgaaATGATGGACTACGGTGTACCCCAGACCACAGACACCAAGATCCTCAAGGAGTACATAACCCAAGACTACTACAAGTTGGTGAGAAGCACACCTTCGCATTTGGTCCAGCCACCCAATGCCGTCACAAATGCGGTGTCGTGGAGAAAGGACGGCATTTTCTACAAAAAAAACGAAGCTTTCTTGGATGTGGTGGAATCTATCAACATGTTGATCAACGCCAGTGGACAGGTGTTGAACAGTGAGATATTGGGAGAGGTCAAAATCAAGTCCCACTTGAGTGGAATGCCAGATTTGCGCTTGGGATTGAACGATAAGGGCATTTTCAGCTCTAGTTCCGATCTTGAGGCCGGCGAACAAACTGCCAACGCTAAAGGTATCGAGATGGAGGATATCAAATTCCACCAGTGTGTCAGATTGtccaagtttgaaaatgaaCGTATCATTACTTTCATTCCACCCGATGGTGAATTTACTCTCATGTCGTACCGGTTGTCGTCGGCGCAATACTTGATGAAGCCGCTTCTCTTGGTCAACTGTAAATTCAAAGTGCACAAACACCTGAGAATTGAGATTCTCTGCTCCATCAGGGCTCAGATTAAAAAGAAGTCAACTGCCAACAATGTTGAAGTCATCATCCCCATCCCAGAAGACGCAGATACCCCCAAGTTTGTGCCTGAGTACGGAACTGTTAAGTGGATTCCTGAAAAATCGTGTGTCatctggaaattgaagactttcCCCGGAGGCAAGCAGTTCCATATGCGTGCCGAATTGGGATTACCTGCGGTGACAGACCCCGAAGACATACTCCTGAAAAAGCCCATCAAggtcaacttctccatcCCGTACTTCACCACGAGTGGCATCCAGGTCAGATACTTAAGAATCAACGAGCCCAAGTTGCAATACCAGTCATACCCCTGGGTCCGCTACATCACCCAAAGTGGAGACGACTACACCGTCCGGACAAAGTAG
- a CDS encoding predicted protein, with the protein MDSYGVDYLETLKLKDKCDTKLRTLLNDSIERYIERNSETHNEHHKLPDPRYIANRYHAEKYVRSRILTSPTKYSKIEAILKEHMKYQKTSEGERSKLIQDYQVQIGDLNKILNDGTTSKFQNEKHQMAQMKRTRLEKEMDEKLRKFDQRILFECKMLIIKSKDAFKELNVPFFNTSETYLYPRIDDDRAYIIQLMADEILRKKRVQGKDTRKDS; encoded by the exons ATGGACTCATACGGAGTTGACTATTTGGAgactttgaagttgaaagacaAATGCGATACGAAATTGAGGACTCTACTCAACGATAGCATTGAGCGGTACATTGA acgaaataGCGAAACTCATAATGAACATCACAAATTACCTGATCCTCGGTACATTGCTAACAGATACCATGCTGAAAAGTATGTTCGATCTCGCATTTTGACCCTGCCAACCAAATATTCTAAAATCGAAGCCATCTTGAAGGAACACATGAAATACCAGAAGACTTCTGAAGGAGAAAGATCCAAACTCATCCAGGACTACCAGGTCCAGATAGGagatttgaacaagatatTGAACGATGGAACTACATCCAAATTCCAAAACGAGAAGCACCAGATGGCCCAAATGAAAAGAACCCGTTTGGAAAAGGAGATGGATGAGAAACTCAGAAAGTTCGACCAGAGAATCCTCTTTGAATGTAAGATGTTGATTATCAAGTCAAAGGACGCGTTCAAGGAACTCAACGTaccattcttcaacacttctGAGACTTATCTCTATCCACGTATCGACGACGATAGAGCATACATTATCCAGCTCATGGCTGACGAGATTCTCCGCAAGAAAAGAGTTCAAGGAAAGGACACTAGAAAAGACAGCTGA
- the ILV3 gene encoding dihydroxyacid dehydratase (go_funtion catalytic activity~go_process metabolism), whose amino-acid sequence MSFLFKAAAARRVASKSPAAVARSFSVSATQCEKKLNKYSSIVTGDPSQGASQAMLYATGFDDADFNRAQIGVGSVWWSGNPCNMHLMELNNKCTESVNRAGLKGMQFNSIGISDGITNGTEGMRYSLQSREIIADSFESMMLGQLYDGNIAIPSCDKNMPGVLIAMARHNRPSIMVYGGTILPGQTTCGTNNPAIADKIDIISAFQSYGQYLTKSITNEERKDIVRHACPGPGACGGMYTANTMASAAECLGMSLPYSSSAPAVSKEKDAECANIGQAIKHLLEIDLKPRDILTKKSFENAIAYIIATGGSTNAVLHLIAIASSADIDLTVDDFQRISDSTPLLADFKPSGQFVMADLQKYGGTPAVMKFLMNEGFIDGDQYTVTGKTIKENLASVKDLPADQPIIRPVSNPLKTSGHLQILKGSLAPGSAVGKITGKEGTYFKGKARVFDDEGDFIVALEKGEIKKGEKTVCVIRYEGPKGGPGMPEMLKPSSALMGYGLGKDVALLTDGRFSGGSHGFLIGHIVPEAAEGGPIGLVYDGDEIVIDAENNKIDLLVDEAVLAERRKLWTAPEPRYTRGTLAKYARLVSDASAGCVTDLPIKN is encoded by the coding sequence ATGAGTTTTTTATTTAAGGCTGCTGCCGCACGCCGTGTTGCCTCCAAGTCGCCTGCTGCTGTGGCCAGATCGTTTTCTGTCTCTGCTACTCAATGtgaaaagaaattgaacaagtacTCTTCGATTGTCACTGGTGATCCCTCCCAGGGTGCTTCGCAAGCCATGCTCTATGCCACAGGTTTCGACGATGCCGACTTCAACAGAGCCCAGATCGGTGTGGGCTCAGTTTGGTGGTCAGGTAATCCTTGCAACATGCACttgatggagttgaacaacaagTGTACTGAATCAGTCAACAGAGCTGGTTTGAAGGGAATGCAATTCAACTCGATTGGTATTTCCGATGGGATCACTAACGGAACTGAAGGAATGAGATACTCTCTTCAATCTCGTGAAATTATTGCTGACTCGTTCGAATCCATGATGCTTGGTCAATTGTACGATGGTAACATTGCCATTCCATCCTGTGACAAGAATATGCCTGGTGTCTTGATTGCTATGGCCAGACACAACAGACCTTCTATTATGGTCTATGGTGGTACAATCTTGCCAGGTCAAACTACTTGCGGAACCAACAACCCAGCTATCGCCGACAAAATTGATATCATCTCAGCTTTCCAGTCGTATGGACAGTACTTGACCAAGTCCATCACtaacgaagaaagaaaggatATCGTTAGACACGCCTGTCCTGGTCCTGGTGCCTGTGGTGGTATGTATACTGCTAACACCATGGCATCTGCAGCTGAATGTCTTGGTATGTCTTTGCCCTATTCATCTTCGGCTCCAGCCGTCTCAAAGGAAAAGGATGCTGAGTGTGCCAACATCGGTCAAGCCATCAAGCACTTGTTGGAGATCGACTTGAAGCCCCGTGATATTTTGACTAAGAAATCTTTCGAAAACGCTATCGCTTATATCATTGCTACTGGTGGATCTACGAATGCTGTATTGCACTTAATTGCCATTGCTTCCTCAGCTGATATTGATCTTACCGTAGATGATTTCCAGAGAATCTCCGACTCCACTCCGTTGTTGGCAGACTTCAAGCCATCGGGACAATTCGTAATGGCAGACTTACAGAAGTACGGTGGTACTCCAGCCGtgatgaaattcttgatgaacGAAGGCTTCATTGACGGAGACCAGTACACTGTCACTGGTAAGACCATCAAGGAAAATTTGGCTTCCGTCAAGGACTTGCCTGCTGATCAGCCTATCATCAGACCAGTCAGCAACCCCTTGAAGACAAGCGGTCACTTGCAAATCTTGAAGGGTTCCTTGGCTCCAGGTTCTGCTGTCGGTAAGATCACCGGTAAGGAAGGTACCTACTTCAAGGGTAAGGCTCGTGTCTTTGATGACGAAGGAGACTTCATTGTCGCCTTGGAGAAGGGTGAGATTAAGAAGGGTGAAAAGACCGTCTGTGTCATCAGATACGAAGGTCCAAAAGGAGGCCCCGGTATGCCTGAAATGTTGAAGCCTTCCTCGGCCTTGATGGGTTATGGTTTAGGTAAAGATGTTGCTCTTTTGACAGACGGTAGGTTCTCTGGTGGATCCCACGGCTTCTTGATTGGGCACATTGTTCctgaagctgctgaagGTGGACCTATCGGTTTGGTGTACGATGGTGACGAAATCGTCATTGATGCcgaaaacaacaagatcgacTTGTTAGTAGACGAAGCTGTGTTGgctgaaagaagaaagttaTGGACTGCTCCTGAGCCAAGATACACCAGGGGTACTTTGGCCAAGTACGCCAGATTGGTCAGTGACGCTTCTGCTGGATGCGTTACCGACTTGCCAATAAAGAATTAA